From one Planktothrix agardhii NIES-204 genomic stretch:
- a CDS encoding 3'(2'),5'-bisphosphate nucleotidase: MSYEKEKEIAITATLSAWKLCQKVRQNIPQAMEKNDKSPVTVADYGSQAIICKALAEVFPNDPVVGEEDATELQTPEMAENLAKITEYVQEIIPDATSEQIINWINQGNGKVEKRFWTLDPIDGTKGFLRQDQYAIALALIEDGEVKVGVMGCPAYPVENHQPGALFVAVRGQGATMIIVATGEEIPIQVVPENDMENLRFVGSIEASHGDIERQDAVAKAVGIIAPAVKMDSQAKYGAVASGKAALYLRLPSPKTPNYRENIWDHAAGAIVVEEAGGRVSDMFGKPLDFASNPKMLDNRGIIVSNGIIHDTVLGVLNQ; encoded by the coding sequence ATGTCCTACGAAAAAGAAAAAGAAATTGCGATTACAGCCACATTAAGTGCTTGGAAACTGTGTCAAAAAGTGCGTCAAAATATTCCCCAAGCTATGGAGAAAAATGATAAAAGTCCTGTCACCGTGGCTGATTATGGTTCTCAAGCTATTATTTGTAAAGCTTTAGCAGAAGTATTCCCTAATGATCCGGTTGTCGGGGAAGAAGATGCCACGGAATTACAAACTCCAGAAATGGCGGAAAATTTAGCAAAAATTACTGAATATGTACAGGAAATTATTCCTGATGCTACTTCAGAACAAATTATAAACTGGATTAATCAAGGGAATGGCAAGGTTGAAAAAAGGTTTTGGACATTAGACCCAATTGATGGTACAAAGGGCTTTTTAAGACAGGATCAATATGCGATCGCCTTGGCTTTAATTGAGGATGGAGAGGTGAAAGTTGGGGTGATGGGATGCCCAGCTTATCCGGTGGAAAATCATCAACCTGGGGCCCTATTTGTGGCGGTTAGGGGACAGGGTGCAACGATGATAATAGTAGCCACGGGGGAAGAAATTCCGATTCAAGTTGTACCGGAAAATGATATGGAAAATCTGCGATTTGTAGGTAGTATTGAAGCCAGTCATGGTGATATTGAACGCCAGGATGCTGTGGCTAAAGCGGTGGGAATTATTGCCCCAGCAGTTAAGATGGATTCTCAGGCAAAATATGGGGCGGTGGCGTCTGGAAAAGCGGCTTTATATTTGCGACTTCCCTCTCCTAAAACCCCTAATTATCGGGAGAATATTTGGGATCATGCGGCGGGGGCAATTGTAGTAGAAGAAGCGGGGGGACGGGTGAGTGATATGTTTGGTAAACCTTTGGATTTTGCCTCTAATCCTAAGATGTTAGATAACCGGGGTATTATTGTTAGTAATGGGATTATTCATGATACGGTTTTAGGGGTATTAAATCAATAA
- the cysK gene encoding cysteine synthase A, translating to MRIAHNITELVGNTPLVQLNRIPKAEGCVAQIVVKLEGMNPSASVKDRIGVNMINVAEKEGMITPGKTVLVEPTSGNTGIALAMVAAARGYRLILTMPETMSSERRAMLKAYGAELELTPGIEGMSGCIRRAQEIVDTLPDAYMLQQFQNPANPQIHRKTTAEEIWADTDGSVDILISGVGTGGTLTGIAEVLKQRKTDFQAIAVEPANSPILSGGKPGPHKIQGIGAGFVPPVLNVDMIDEVIQVTDENAMIFGRRISREEGILSGISTGAALYAAIQVGKRPENKGKLIVLIQPSFGERYLSTPLFQEG from the coding sequence ATGCGTATCGCCCATAACATTACGGAATTAGTCGGTAACACCCCCCTCGTCCAACTCAACCGGATTCCCAAGGCGGAAGGGTGTGTGGCTCAAATAGTGGTCAAATTAGAAGGCATGAACCCCTCGGCTTCGGTCAAGGATCGAATTGGGGTGAATATGATTAATGTTGCTGAAAAAGAAGGAATGATTACTCCGGGTAAGACGGTATTAGTCGAACCAACATCGGGTAATACTGGAATTGCCTTAGCAATGGTGGCCGCCGCTAGGGGCTATCGTTTAATTTTAACTATGCCCGAAACCATGAGTTCAGAACGGCGGGCAATGTTAAAAGCCTATGGTGCCGAATTGGAACTCACCCCCGGAATTGAAGGGATGAGTGGCTGTATCCGCCGGGCGCAGGAAATTGTGGATACCCTGCCCGATGCCTATATGTTGCAACAATTTCAGAATCCGGCCAACCCCCAAATTCACCGCAAAACCACCGCCGAGGAAATTTGGGCCGATACCGATGGCTCTGTAGATATTTTAATCTCTGGAGTGGGAACTGGAGGGACTTTAACCGGGATAGCTGAAGTCCTGAAACAACGCAAAACGGATTTTCAGGCGATCGCAGTAGAACCCGCCAATAGTCCAATTTTATCCGGGGGTAAACCTGGCCCCCATAAAATTCAAGGGATTGGGGCGGGGTTCGTTCCTCCGGTTTTGAATGTGGATATGATTGACGAAGTGATTCAAGTTACTGATGAAAATGCCATGATTTTTGGCCGTCGGATTTCCAGGGAAGAAGGGATTTTATCGGGAATTTCCACCGGGGCAGCCTTATATGCGGCTATTCAAGTGGGTAAACGTCCTGAAAATAAAGGAAAACTGATTGTTTTGATCCAGCCAAGTTTCGGTGAACGTTATTTGAGTACACCTTTATTTCAAGAGGGTTGA
- a CDS encoding transcriptional regulator, BadM/Rrf2 family: MELATHYDDPEPRQVRQISAQHNIPDRYLEQLLATLRRCGLVRSQRGSKGGYYLGKEPGKITLFDVVKCLEGSDPEASPQNSCPNTVEGTVIWEFWQEAEQMANSVLQKYSLKDLCEQRDARQQKDIMYYI, encoded by the coding sequence ATGGAGTTGGCAACTCACTATGATGATCCAGAACCGAGGCAAGTCCGCCAAATTTCCGCCCAGCATAACATTCCTGATCGCTATCTTGAACAATTGCTGGCTACCTTGCGGCGCTGTGGCCTTGTTCGCAGTCAACGAGGCTCAAAAGGTGGATATTATCTGGGGAAGGAACCAGGGAAAATTACTCTGTTTGATGTGGTGAAGTGCTTAGAGGGATCAGATCCCGAAGCGTCTCCTCAAAATTCTTGCCCTAATACCGTTGAAGGTACGGTGATCTGGGAATTTTGGCAGGAAGCAGAGCAAATGGCGAATTCTGTATTACAAAAATACAGCTTAAAAGACCTTTGTGAACAAAGAGATGCCCGACAACAGAAGGATATCATGTATTACATCTGA